A single genomic interval of Spirosoma taeanense harbors:
- a CDS encoding 1-acyl-sn-glycerol-3-phosphate acyltransferase: MLSAFTRWLFNVAGWRVVGNVPNSPKGIWTVAPHTTNWDFMVGLGVRPTIHIWIQYLAKSSLFTWYAGWFFRLLGGKPVYRNKSHNLVDAIVNVFNQNERLHICITPEGTRSNVSKLKTGFYYIALKAAVPIIPVGFDWPRKLVILGGPIYVTGNYQKDMVPFYAFFSQVQGVKKDWLRNWEETGVIQEASPQR; this comes from the coding sequence ATGCTTTCTGCCTTTACCCGCTGGTTGTTCAATGTCGCCGGATGGCGGGTGGTTGGGAATGTACCTAACTCCCCGAAAGGCATCTGGACGGTTGCCCCCCATACAACTAACTGGGACTTTATGGTCGGCTTAGGCGTTCGTCCGACCATTCATATCTGGATTCAATACCTCGCCAAAAGTTCACTGTTCACCTGGTATGCTGGCTGGTTTTTCCGGCTGTTAGGCGGCAAACCCGTGTACCGCAATAAGTCGCACAACCTGGTAGACGCGATTGTGAACGTATTCAACCAGAACGAACGGCTTCATATCTGCATTACCCCCGAAGGCACCCGCAGCAACGTTTCCAAGCTGAAAACAGGCTTTTACTACATTGCCCTCAAAGCCGCCGTCCCCATTATTCCGGTCGGCTTCGACTGGCCCCGGAAACTCGTCATCCTTGGTGGACCCATTTACGTCACCGGCAACTACCAGAAAGACATGGTCCCCTTCTACGCATTTTTCTCCCAGGTGCAGGGCGTAAAAAAAGACTGGCTGCGGAACTGGGAGGAGACCGGCGTGATTCAGGAAGCGTCGCCCCAGCGATAG
- a CDS encoding saccharopine dehydrogenase family protein, with the protein MANVLIIGAGGVGSVVAHKCAMNSEVFTNIMLASRTKSKCDRIAAEIQQMHGVTIQTAQVDADVVAEMVALIRSFNPVLVINVALPYQDLPIMDACLEAGVHYMDTANYEPKDVAKFEYSWQWAYRERFEKAGLMALLGCGFDPGATQVFTAYAAKHHFDRMDYLDIVDCNAGNHGKAFATNFNPEINIREITQPGRYWENGEWVEIPAMSIHKPIEYPEIGARESYVLYHEELESLVKNFPTLKRARFWMTFGQAYLTHLEVLQNVGMTRIDPVKFQGMDIVPLEFLKAVLPAPDTLGENYTGKTSIGCQIKGVKDGADRTYFIWNNCDHAETYREVRGQAVSYTTGVPAMIGAMLMLKGIWMKPGVWNCEELDPDPFIEQMNKQGLPVQERVDIPLPHEYPV; encoded by the coding sequence ATGGCAAACGTGCTCATTATTGGGGCAGGCGGGGTCGGCAGTGTAGTGGCACATAAATGTGCCATGAACAGCGAGGTCTTCACCAACATCATGCTGGCCAGCCGCACCAAATCGAAGTGCGATCGGATTGCGGCCGAAATTCAGCAGATGCATGGCGTAACTATTCAGACGGCTCAGGTAGACGCCGACGTAGTGGCCGAGATGGTTGCGCTGATCCGGTCGTTTAATCCGGTGCTGGTCATCAACGTAGCCCTCCCCTACCAGGACCTACCAATTATGGATGCGTGCCTGGAAGCCGGGGTACACTATATGGATACGGCTAATTACGAACCGAAAGACGTTGCCAAGTTTGAATATAGCTGGCAGTGGGCTTATAGGGAGCGGTTTGAGAAGGCCGGCCTGATGGCGCTGCTGGGCTGCGGATTCGATCCCGGCGCTACGCAGGTCTTTACGGCTTATGCCGCCAAGCACCATTTCGACCGGATGGATTACCTGGATATTGTTGACTGCAACGCGGGTAACCACGGCAAGGCATTCGCGACTAATTTCAACCCTGAAATTAATATCCGCGAGATAACCCAGCCCGGCCGCTACTGGGAAAATGGCGAATGGGTTGAGATTCCGGCCATGAGCATTCATAAACCGATCGAATACCCGGAAATCGGGGCGCGCGAATCCTATGTGCTATACCATGAAGAACTGGAGTCGCTGGTCAAGAACTTTCCTACGCTGAAACGGGCGCGCTTCTGGATGACCTTCGGCCAGGCTTATCTGACCCATCTGGAAGTTCTGCAGAACGTAGGCATGACGCGCATTGACCCGGTTAAATTCCAGGGCATGGATATTGTGCCGCTCGAATTTCTGAAGGCCGTTCTGCCCGCGCCCGATACGCTCGGGGAGAATTATACGGGTAAAACCAGCATCGGCTGCCAGATTAAAGGGGTAAAAGATGGTGCCGACCGGACGTACTTCATCTGGAACAACTGCGACCATGCCGAGACGTACAGAGAAGTACGTGGGCAGGCCGTTAGCTATACCACTGGCGTTCCGGCCATGATTGGTGCCATGCTGATGCTGAAAGGAATCTGGATGAAGCCCGGTGTCTGGAACTGCGAAGAACTCGATCCGGACCCCTTCATTGAGCAGATGAACAAGCAGGGGCTACCCGTTCAGGAGCGGGTTGACATTCCCTTGCCACATGAGTACCCAGTCTGA
- a CDS encoding TetR/AcrR family transcriptional regulator, whose amino-acid sequence MKVVKRRNRQMTMERILRAMGDVMAERGTEKAGINAVADRAGVNKVLIYRYFGGWNGLLEAYVQRGFFLSMFNEKFLESVPDHLPVENRSKVWSDYTIQFMREFRARKPSQELIRWEMTHGETELARRLAAFRDQSYKELADKLAPYSEYDPIAIMSLMISAVTYMVLTSSQRDHIIDIDLHSESGWERLETAIRRIYSGLSFALEHETAKKVEVK is encoded by the coding sequence ATGAAAGTTGTAAAGCGTAGAAATCGCCAGATGACCATGGAACGCATTCTGCGGGCTATGGGCGACGTGATGGCTGAGCGAGGCACTGAAAAAGCGGGAATTAACGCCGTTGCCGATCGGGCGGGTGTTAATAAAGTGCTTATCTACCGATACTTCGGTGGTTGGAATGGTCTGCTGGAAGCATACGTCCAGCGCGGGTTTTTCCTGTCGATGTTCAACGAGAAGTTTCTGGAGTCGGTGCCGGATCACCTGCCCGTCGAGAATCGCAGCAAGGTCTGGTCCGACTACACGATCCAGTTCATGCGCGAGTTCCGGGCTCGAAAACCCTCGCAGGAGCTTATTCGCTGGGAAATGACCCACGGCGAAACCGAACTGGCGCGACGTCTGGCGGCCTTTCGTGACCAATCCTATAAGGAGTTGGCTGATAAATTGGCGCCTTACTCGGAATATGATCCGATTGCTATAATGAGTCTGATGATTTCTGCGGTGACCTACATGGTGCTGACCAGTAGCCAGCGTGACCATATTATTGATATTGATCTTCATTCCGAATCGGGTTGGGAACGACTCGAAACGGCTATTCGACGAATTTATTCCGGTCTTAGTTTTGCCCTCGAACACGAAACAGCCAAGAAAGTCGAGGTAAAGTAG
- a CDS encoding S8 family serine peptidase, with protein MLLRLILFSCLLSLSVQAQPREAQPDAVSPKYWILLDAKDQTAAPAVSPAALASRQLLSLPVDDTDQPVSAWYLNQLRQAGIQPVCQSRWLNAVSARLTTEQYARVAALPFVRSIQAIDPAIIITSLDLPTNPQLAPVMTQIQAPDFTQAGLTGRFVTIGVIDAGFFGADSVNALKHIFAREGVRQVRDYVNDKKTHGKLFRTLETMSDFHGTEVLAAIAGNDPTENLQYGLATDAQFYLARTDQGNREYRGEEDNWVAAMEWMDSLGVRLINTSLGYAKGFSNPKENYEPRQMDGHTSLISRAAQIAADKKGMLIIVSAGNEGDDRSWRIISTPADAQGVLAIGATNAKLWNRIGYSSIGPETLPYLKPNVSCFSLYGTSLSAPVITGFAACLMQANPKLTNKELMAIIEKSSHLYPYGNNFIGYGVPQASRAIALLRNQPLPNTARLVKASGKTCALYVTTNEPVVSVFHKKDATHVLQQEAAKVSNGKLTLHRENGEKQTTVDLKKEVIEVIWE; from the coding sequence ATGCTACTTCGTCTGATTCTGTTTAGCTGTCTGCTTTCGCTTTCCGTGCAGGCGCAGCCCCGGGAGGCCCAGCCTGATGCGGTAAGCCCGAAGTACTGGATTCTGCTAGATGCTAAGGATCAGACAGCCGCTCCGGCAGTGTCGCCGGCCGCCCTGGCCAGCCGGCAGCTGCTGAGCCTGCCGGTTGATGACACCGACCAGCCTGTTTCGGCGTGGTATCTGAATCAGTTGCGGCAGGCAGGCATTCAGCCGGTTTGCCAGTCGCGCTGGCTGAACGCCGTTTCGGCCCGGTTAACGACCGAACAATACGCCCGGGTTGCGGCCTTGCCGTTCGTCAGGTCAATTCAGGCGATTGATCCCGCTATCATCATTACGTCGCTTGATCTGCCCACCAACCCGCAACTGGCCCCGGTGATGACTCAGATTCAGGCCCCGGATTTTACGCAGGCGGGTCTGACGGGCCGGTTCGTTACCATCGGCGTTATTGATGCGGGCTTCTTCGGGGCTGACTCCGTCAATGCGCTCAAGCACATTTTTGCGCGCGAGGGCGTTCGGCAGGTTCGGGACTACGTTAACGACAAAAAAACGCATGGTAAGTTGTTCCGCACCCTCGAAACCATGTCGGATTTTCACGGTACAGAAGTGCTGGCGGCCATTGCCGGCAATGACCCAACCGAAAATTTACAGTACGGCTTAGCGACTGACGCTCAATTTTACCTGGCCCGCACCGATCAGGGCAACCGCGAATACCGGGGTGAAGAAGATAACTGGGTGGCTGCTATGGAATGGATGGATAGCCTTGGTGTTCGGCTGATTAATACGTCGCTGGGCTACGCAAAAGGATTCAGCAACCCCAAGGAAAACTACGAACCCCGGCAGATGGATGGGCACACGAGCCTGATCAGTCGGGCTGCGCAGATTGCTGCCGACAAGAAAGGAATGCTCATTATTGTCTCGGCAGGTAACGAAGGCGACGACCGTTCGTGGCGGATCATTAGTACTCCGGCCGATGCGCAGGGCGTGCTGGCTATTGGGGCTACGAACGCCAAACTCTGGAACCGCATTGGCTATAGCAGCATTGGTCCGGAAACGTTACCTTATCTGAAGCCGAACGTTTCGTGTTTCTCGTTGTATGGTACGTCGCTGTCGGCGCCGGTCATTACGGGGTTTGCGGCCTGCCTGATGCAGGCGAACCCGAAGTTGACCAACAAGGAATTAATGGCGATTATCGAAAAATCGTCGCATCTCTATCCCTACGGCAATAATTTTATCGGCTACGGGGTGCCCCAGGCATCGCGGGCTATTGCCCTGCTCCGCAACCAGCCACTGCCGAATACAGCCCGCCTGGTGAAAGCTTCTGGCAAAACATGCGCGCTGTACGTAACGACCAACGAACCGGTGGTGTCGGTTTTTCACAAGAAAGATGCCACGCACGTGCTGCAGCAGGAAGCCGCTAAAGTTAGCAATGGTAAATTAACCCTCCACCGGGAAAATGGTGAGAAGCAGACGACGGTCGATCTAAAGAAAGAGGTTATTGAAGTAATCTGGGAATAG
- the rfaD gene encoding ADP-glyceromanno-heptose 6-epimerase: protein MIIVTGAAGFIGSCLIRKLNQENFNFIIAVDDFSDPRKTANLVDKRIQERVDREVFFDWLDANYHEVEFIFHIGARTDTTEFNWQIFEHLNLEYSKQIWKRCIEYQIPLVYASSAATYGLGELGYDDNESLIPRLKPLNPYGESKNEFDIWALEQERKPFFWAGLKFFNVYGPNEYHKDRMASVIFHTYNQICQTGRMKLFRSHNPDFRDGEQMRDFVYVKDVIEVCSFLMHHRRNSGIYNLGSGKARTFLDLATLTFQALAREPEIEFVDTPADIRDKYQYFTQANMAKLRSIGYDRPFATLEEGIADYVGNYLRYGKYY, encoded by the coding sequence ATGATTATCGTTACGGGGGCCGCTGGGTTTATTGGAAGTTGTTTAATCCGAAAGCTCAATCAGGAAAATTTCAATTTCATTATTGCCGTTGATGATTTTTCAGACCCGCGTAAAACAGCTAATCTGGTAGACAAACGAATTCAGGAACGGGTAGACCGGGAGGTGTTTTTTGACTGGCTCGACGCCAATTATCACGAAGTTGAGTTCATTTTTCACATCGGTGCCCGCACCGACACTACGGAGTTTAACTGGCAGATTTTTGAGCATCTGAACCTCGAATATTCCAAGCAGATCTGGAAGCGCTGCATTGAGTATCAGATTCCGCTTGTTTATGCTTCTTCGGCTGCTACCTATGGCCTGGGCGAGTTAGGGTACGACGATAACGAATCGCTGATTCCCCGGCTGAAGCCATTAAACCCCTACGGCGAATCCAAGAATGAGTTCGATATCTGGGCGCTGGAACAGGAACGTAAACCGTTTTTCTGGGCGGGTCTGAAGTTCTTTAATGTGTACGGCCCCAATGAGTACCACAAGGACCGGATGGCCTCGGTGATTTTCCACACCTATAATCAGATTTGCCAGACGGGCCGGATGAAATTGTTCCGGTCGCACAATCCCGATTTCAGGGATGGCGAGCAGATGCGGGATTTTGTGTACGTAAAAGACGTAATTGAGGTTTGTTCCTTTCTGATGCACCACCGGCGTAACTCCGGCATCTATAACCTCGGCAGTGGTAAAGCCCGTACCTTTCTCGATCTGGCCACGCTTACCTTCCAGGCTCTCGCCCGCGAACCAGAAATTGAGTTCGTCGATACCCCCGCCGACATCCGTGATAAATACCAGTACTTTACGCAGGCCAATATGGCTAAACTCCGCTCAATCGGCTACGATCGGCCGTTTGCCACGCTGGAAGAAGGCATTGCCGATTACGTGGGTAACTACCTGAGATACGGAAAATATTATTAA
- a CDS encoding 6-pyruvoyl trahydropterin synthase family protein yields MVYINRIEHFNAAHRLYNPAWSEERNREVFGPCANINWHGHNFELIVTVKGEPDPDTGFVIDLKLLGDIIKREVIEKVDHKNLNLDVDFMKGKMASCEIFIMEIWKILERALEPVTEAHLHQIRLYETPKNFVDYFGE; encoded by the coding sequence ATGGTCTATATTAATCGAATTGAGCATTTTAACGCGGCCCACCGGCTCTATAATCCAGCCTGGTCGGAAGAGCGTAACCGGGAGGTTTTCGGCCCCTGCGCTAACATTAACTGGCACGGCCATAACTTTGAACTGATCGTAACCGTAAAGGGAGAACCGGACCCCGACACGGGTTTTGTAATTGATCTTAAGCTGCTTGGTGACATCATTAAACGTGAAGTCATTGAAAAAGTGGATCATAAAAATCTGAACCTCGATGTTGACTTCATGAAGGGCAAAATGGCCAGTTGTGAAATTTTCATCATGGAGATCTGGAAAATTCTCGAACGCGCGCTCGAACCAGTAACCGAAGCGCATCTGCACCAGATTCGGCTTTACGAAACGCCGAAAAACTTTGTTGATTATTTCGGCGAGTAG
- a CDS encoding WapI family immunity protein, whose amino-acid sequence MKFISPSGSFEFSILGYGTKTTNWRERNNLLCQVSTIWRQQHDSQAAPLQTWEVGRLLSGLRSLWSKAANHVALTFSEPGLSLEATALPNDKYRLQIQLDHALTPVWHRYPDFPVELEMMLSRTQLQDAIRDLSGQLATYPER is encoded by the coding sequence ATGAAATTTATATCTCCCTCCGGTTCTTTCGAATTTTCGATTTTAGGATACGGTACTAAAACGACTAACTGGCGCGAGCGTAATAATCTGTTGTGTCAGGTTTCAACGATATGGCGGCAACAGCATGACTCTCAGGCCGCTCCGCTGCAGACCTGGGAAGTAGGTCGGCTGCTCAGCGGGCTGCGGTCACTTTGGAGCAAGGCCGCTAATCACGTGGCCTTAACGTTTTCGGAACCGGGGCTTAGTCTGGAAGCCACGGCCTTACCTAACGACAAGTATCGCTTACAGATCCAGCTGGATCATGCGTTAACGCCGGTCTGGCACCGCTATCCTGATTTTCCGGTTGAGCTGGAAATGATGCTTAGCCGAACGCAGTTACAGGACGCCATCCGTGATTTATCGGGGCAGCTGGCTACTTACCCGGAGCGCTGA
- a CDS encoding aminopeptidase P family protein, whose product MRYLPIDNQLFVQNRQRLAALLKPRSLVVLNANDIMPTNADGTMAFRQNNDLFYLTGVDQEETRLVLFPDHPDPKFREVLFLRETSELIEIWEGHKLTKAEAEQTTGMPQKQIYWTNQFEQIFAQMIFEAEHVYLNTNEHTRAGVEVQTRDARFIDEFKQKYPLHRLERLAPLMHYMRAIKKPQEVQLIQTAVDITDKMFRRLLGFIKPGVWEYEIEAEMMHEFIRNRSRGAAYTPIIASGANACVLHYINNSAQCQDGDVILLDLGAEYANYNADMTRSVPVNGRFTQRQRAVYDAVLRVMQEAKQMLRPGNLWDDYHREVGTVMEKELIGLGLLDSNDVASQDPDMPLYKKYFMHGTSHFLGLDVHDVGNKYRKMEPGMVFTVEPGIYIREEKLGIRLENNVLITESGNADLMANIPLEADEIEDLMNR is encoded by the coding sequence ATGCGCTATCTCCCTATTGATAATCAGCTTTTCGTTCAGAATCGCCAACGGTTAGCAGCCCTGCTGAAGCCCAGATCGCTGGTTGTTCTCAACGCCAATGACATTATGCCAACCAACGCCGATGGGACGATGGCCTTTCGGCAAAACAACGATTTGTTCTACCTGACCGGCGTCGACCAGGAAGAAACCCGTCTCGTGCTGTTTCCCGATCACCCCGATCCCAAATTTCGGGAGGTGCTGTTCCTGCGTGAAACCAGCGAGCTGATTGAAATTTGGGAAGGTCATAAACTGACCAAAGCTGAAGCTGAGCAGACAACCGGCATGCCGCAGAAGCAGATCTACTGGACGAATCAGTTCGAGCAGATATTCGCGCAGATGATTTTTGAGGCCGAACACGTTTACCTCAATACCAACGAACATACCCGCGCGGGTGTTGAGGTACAGACCCGCGATGCCCGGTTCATTGACGAATTTAAACAGAAGTATCCACTGCACCGGCTGGAGCGGCTTGCTCCGCTTATGCATTATATGCGGGCAATCAAGAAACCGCAGGAAGTTCAGCTCATACAAACCGCTGTCGACATCACCGACAAGATGTTCCGGCGGCTGCTGGGCTTCATTAAACCGGGTGTGTGGGAATACGAGATTGAGGCCGAAATGATGCACGAGTTCATCCGCAATCGGTCGCGCGGAGCCGCCTATACGCCTATTATTGCATCGGGGGCGAACGCCTGCGTACTGCACTACATTAACAACAGTGCGCAATGTCAGGATGGCGATGTCATCCTGCTCGATCTGGGGGCTGAATATGCAAATTACAACGCGGATATGACCCGGTCGGTGCCGGTTAACGGCCGGTTCACCCAACGGCAGCGGGCAGTTTACGACGCTGTGCTGCGGGTTATGCAGGAAGCCAAACAAATGCTGCGGCCCGGCAATTTATGGGATGACTACCACCGTGAAGTAGGCACCGTTATGGAGAAAGAATTAATCGGCCTCGGCCTGCTCGATTCCAACGACGTAGCCAGTCAGGACCCAGACATGCCGCTCTACAAAAAATACTTTATGCACGGTACGTCGCATTTTCTGGGCCTCGATGTGCACGACGTGGGTAATAAATACCGAAAGATGGAACCGGGGATGGTTTTTACCGTCGAACCCGGAATTTATATACGCGAAGAAAAGCTCGGTATCCGTCTTGAAAACAACGTACTCATTACCGAGTCGGGTAACGCAGACCTGATGGCCAATATTCCCCTTGAGGCCGACGAGATTGAGGATTTAATGAACCGATAG
- a CDS encoding energy transducer TonB — MLTFSFAKDLYAGIRLRLLITCFGLIAGLLLASVLAVAQPRIHNLRYDLPEEVLTVVEKAPEFPGGMKALGAYLKQTIQYPAEARKAGFIGRVFVGFIVEVDGRLTDIQLLKGVGFGCDEEALRVVRAMPAWKPGSQSGRFVRVRCNLPVHFGRDYLRPKGD, encoded by the coding sequence ATGCTGACGTTCTCATTTGCCAAAGACCTCTACGCAGGTATCCGCTTACGCTTACTCATTACCTGTTTCGGGTTGATCGCTGGCCTGTTACTGGCAAGCGTACTAGCTGTCGCTCAACCCCGTATTCACAATCTCCGTTACGATCTGCCCGAAGAGGTTTTAACTGTTGTTGAAAAAGCACCTGAATTTCCCGGCGGCATGAAGGCTTTAGGAGCGTATCTGAAACAGACCATCCAGTATCCGGCCGAAGCCCGTAAAGCAGGATTCATAGGCCGGGTTTTCGTAGGGTTTATTGTGGAAGTCGATGGCAGACTAACCGATATTCAGTTACTGAAAGGAGTTGGCTTCGGCTGTGATGAGGAAGCCCTGCGGGTCGTCAGGGCCATGCCAGCCTGGAAGCCGGGTAGTCAGTCCGGGCGGTTCGTTCGCGTGCGGTGCAATCTGCCAGTGCATTTCGGTAGAGATTACCTCAGGCCCAAAGGGGATTAG
- the lpxB gene encoding lipid-A-disaccharide synthase, which translates to MTYYLIAGERSGDLHGANLIRAIRQYDPAAQCRGYGGEQMEAAGATLRRHYREMAFMGFLEVVKNLGTIRRIMRECQADLLANRPDALILIDYAGFNLRMARFAKRHGIRVFYYISPKVWAWNQRRALKIKASVDRLFTILPFETEFFAKYDYNVEYIGNPLLDALADFRPDPAFRKKAGLDNRPVIALLPGSRRQEITSILPAMLAATRQFPESQFVVGTVSNLPDELYTNLLAAYPHVRRVTDAAYDLLHVATAALVTSGTATLETALLNIPQVVCYKTTTISYAIAKNLIAVPFISLVNLIAGREVVKELIQSDLTPDQIATELQAVLSEGPWRAAQLAGYAEVQQKMGEPGASQRAGKRMVELTRLTNV; encoded by the coding sequence ATGACGTATTACCTAATTGCCGGCGAACGCTCCGGCGACCTTCACGGCGCAAATCTCATCCGGGCCATTCGTCAGTATGATCCGGCTGCGCAATGCCGCGGGTATGGCGGGGAGCAGATGGAAGCCGCTGGTGCTACGCTTAGACGCCATTACCGCGAAATGGCCTTCATGGGATTTCTGGAGGTCGTTAAAAACCTGGGTACTATCCGTCGGATCATGCGCGAATGCCAGGCAGATTTACTGGCCAATCGCCCCGATGCGCTGATTCTGATTGATTACGCAGGGTTTAATCTGCGCATGGCCCGGTTCGCCAAACGCCACGGCATTCGGGTCTTTTATTACATTTCGCCTAAGGTATGGGCCTGGAACCAGCGTCGGGCATTGAAGATCAAAGCCAGTGTGGATCGGCTATTTACAATTCTGCCCTTCGAAACAGAGTTCTTTGCCAAATACGACTACAACGTTGAATACATCGGAAATCCGCTCCTCGACGCGCTGGCCGACTTTCGGCCCGATCCTGCGTTTCGGAAGAAAGCCGGTCTGGACAACCGGCCTGTCATTGCGCTGCTGCCCGGCAGCCGTCGTCAGGAAATAACCAGCATCTTACCGGCTATGCTGGCGGCCACCCGTCAGTTTCCCGAAAGTCAGTTTGTGGTGGGGACCGTCAGTAATCTGCCGGACGAGTTATATACGAATCTGTTAGCAGCTTACCCGCATGTCCGGCGGGTAACTGATGCGGCTTATGATCTGCTGCATGTAGCAACGGCTGCACTCGTTACCTCCGGTACAGCTACACTCGAAACGGCGCTGCTGAATATTCCACAGGTGGTCTGTTATAAAACGACTACAATTTCCTACGCTATCGCCAAAAATCTCATTGCCGTGCCGTTTATCTCGCTTGTTAACCTGATTGCGGGCCGGGAAGTCGTCAAAGAGTTAATTCAGAGCGATCTGACGCCTGACCAGATTGCTACCGAGCTGCAGGCCGTGCTGTCAGAAGGCCCATGGCGAGCTGCGCAACTGGCGGGGTACGCCGAGGTACAACAAAAAATGGGAGAGCCGGGCGCTTCCCAGCGAGCCGGAAAACGAATGGTTGAATTAACCCGGCTTACAAACGTCTGA